GCTGCACCTCGGCGGCGGCGCGCTGACCCTGCCCCGCTACCTGGCGGCCACCCGGCCCGGTTCGACGTCCCGGGTGGTCGAGGTGGACGGGGCACTGGTGGAGCTGGTCCGCCGGGCCCTGCCCTGGCCGGCGCAGGCCCGGATCCGGGTCCGGGTCGCCGACGCCCGCGAGGTCGTGGCCACCACGCCCGACGCCGCGTACGACGTGGTCGTCGCCGACGTCTTCGCCGGGGCCCGCACCCCGGCCCACCTGACCTCGGTGGAGTACGCCGCCGAGGTGGCCCGGGTGCTGCGCCCGGAGGGCTGGTACCTGGCCAACCTGGCCGACGGCCCACCGCTGCGGTACGCCCGCGCCCAGGTGGCGACGGTCCGGGCGGTGCTGCCCCGGGCCTGCCTGGTCGCCGACGCGGCGGTGCTGCGGGGCCGCCGGTACGGCAACCTGGTGCTGGTCGCCGGCCGGGAGGAGCCGCCGGTCGCGGCGCTCACCCGGCGGGCCGCCGGGGACTGGTTCCCCGGTCGGGTGCTCGCCGGGGCGGAGCTGGACCGGTTCGTCGGCGGCGCGACGGTGGTCCAGGACGCCGGGGCGACCGCCTCCACCCCACCCCCGCCCGGACTCTTCTCCGTCCGCCGGTGACATCCTCGATGCGAACTGGCGGCAAGGCGGCCGGATCGGGTGTCCGAGGTCATCCGGCCCGCTGAGGGTCGTCCCAATCGGGTGCGGTCGGTGATCTGCTGGTGCGAGGGCTGGCCCACCAGGGCGGTGGATGACGGCGAGGCACGAGAACGTGACAGCCTGCAGATGTAGGCCACACTGGTCTGGTGCATAGTGGACGCGCCCGGAAGGCGGCCTGGCTCGGAGTCGGCGCAGGAATCGTCCTTCTGCTGGTCGCGGTGCTACTCGCACTGGCGAAGGGGCACCCTGGCCGGCTCAATGCAGCAGACCAGCTCGCCAGCGTAGCCAGCGGACTCGTCGGCCTGGTCAGCCTGGCCGTCAGTCTCATGTCGCTGCGGATTGCGACACACGCCGAGCAACCTGACCCAGCCGTTCTGCTGGACCGCGCCTGCGGAGAACTGGCGAGGCAGGTACAGCAGCAGTGGCATCAGGAGGCAAAGGCGCGAGGGCTACTCCGTCCTGAACCTCTGCGGGTGCGCTGGTCGTCCACCGGACGCCCCGTCTCGGCCACGCCAGTGGAAGTCCTCGGCCCCGTAGCGGGCCGGGTCATCCGGTTGAAGCTGCACGGCGATGTCACCGAGGTCGCCGACAAGTGGCGGCAACTGCCGGCCCGACAGTTGGTGGTGATTGGGGCCGCTGGGGCAGGCAAGACATCCTTGGCGCTGCTACTGACCCTCGATCTATTGAAGGACCGGGATGCCGACGAGCCGGTGCCGGTGCTGATGAACCTCACGGAGTGGGATCCCCACCGCGTGCATGTGGACACGTGGCTGGCCCGCCAACTGGCGGAGCTGTATCCGGTACTGACCGATCGAGACCGGTTCGGCTCCAATGTCGCGGTACGGCTGGTTGACTGGTCCCGGATCATCCCGGTGCTCGACGGCTTGGACGAAATGCCGCCACGGCTGCGCGGCGCCGCAGTGGCGGCGTTGACCGATGTGGTGAGCCGCGACCGGCCGCTGGTGCTCACCTGTCGGTCCCAGGAATATCAGGACACCATCGAGGAAACCGGCATCCCCTTGGCTCGGGCCGCAGTGGTGGAGATCGAGCCCGTAACCGGGCAGGAAGCCAGCGAGTACGTACGAGCTGGGCAGGTCCACGGCGAACGTCGATGGGCACCCGTCGTGGAACACCTCCGGGCGCACCCACAGGGAGCACTGGCGCAGACCCTGTCGACCCCACTGATGGTGTACCTGGCCCGGACCGCGTACACCCCGCGACATACCGATCCGGCCGCACTCACTGCCTTCACGGATCCGGCTTCGGTTGAGGAACACCTGCTCCAGGCATACCTACCCGCTATCTACGGCCCCCGCACCCCCACCCGCGACACCGACAGCCCACCATCCCTCCATGACTATCCTCCGGATCAAGCCCGCCAATGGCTGGCCTTCCTTGCCCGCCATCTACAACAGCGACGCAGCCGCGACCTGCATTGGTGGCACCTTCTCGCCGCCGTCCCCCGACCCCGACTCTTGTTCGCAGCCGTGTTTGCCCTTGTTCTTGCGATCGCAGGCGGACTCTGGGGCGCGAGCACAGGAGGATTGATGGTCGCGCTCATAAGCGGCCTCACAATCTGGATGACCGTATTTCCGGCTGTCCTGGTGGTAGGTTCTCCCGATGAAGCCGTCATTGACACCACTCCAGGACGGATATACATAAACCCAAAAAGGCTGCTGTTCAGGCTCGTGTCCGGACTCGCGATCGGGCTCACTATCGGGCTCGCGTTCAAGCTCATGACCGGACTCGCAGGATGGCTCTTGGCTGGGACCATTATCGGAGTCATCTTCGGGTTCGTTACCGGGTTTGACAAACGCGCTAAAAGCAGCGAGATTCTCGATATCCGGCTGACCATTCGAGACAACAGGACACTGTTCCTCGCGCTCGGACTTGGGCCTACGCTCGTATTCGGGCTTGGCTTCGGGATTGCTTTCGAACCCTCAGCCGGGATCACGGCTGGATTTTACGCAGGGGGCATGTTCGGACTATTTGGAATTGTCGGATATGGTCGCACCTGGTTTTGGTTCTGTGTGGCGCGTTTCTGGCTGGCGGCAACCGGGCGCCTCCCGTGGCGGCTGATGCGGTTCCTCCATGACGCCTACCACCGTGGGGTCCTACGGCGGGTCGGTGCGGCCTACCAGTTCCGCCACGCCCGGCTCCAGGACTACCTGGCTACTGATGGCCAACGCCCTGCTGACACCCTTCAACTGGGTGGAGCTGAGGGAATGTGAACCCCTGGCCCCCTCGATGCGAACCGGTGGCAAGCCGGTGGGATCGGGCATCGTCCGAGGTCATCCGGCCTGCTGGGGGTTCTCCTCGTCGGGTTCGGTCCGCTCGGTTGCTGTACTCCGCTGCTGTACTTCTTCGGCGGTACGGAGGACGTTCCGGGCGGCGGTCGCCACCGGGCAGCCTGGGACTCGGCAGACTGGGCAGAGTCCGTCGGGTCCGGGTCGGTGGTCGCGGAGGATCCAGCGGGCGGTGAGGATCAGCCGGTTGCGGATCTGGGTCAGGGACAGGAACGGCGCGGTCATCCTCAGCCCACCCCGAGGGTGGCGGCGAGGTGGATGAGCGTCGCCGGGGCGGCAGGGTCGCGGGCGACTTGGGCGAGGATGTCTCGCCCGGCTGGTCGGTGGCGGATCTCGGCGGGTGCGATCCGGTCGGCCTCGATCAGGACCCGTCCGGCACTGATCGGATCGTCAGCCTGGAGATACGCGCGGGCGGCGTCGACCAGGTACGCGGCGCGGTGTTCGGCGGCAAGCCACCGCCACCCGTCCCGCTTGATCGCCTTTTCGTGCCAGAGCACGGCCTCTTCCACGTCGCCCCGTTCCACCGCTGCGGTGATCCGGGCAAGCTCTACAGCCGTCGGTCCGAACCCGGTGCGGTGGTAGTCGTGACCGTCCCTGACCCGAGCGGCCATGTCGGCGGCCTCATCGATCAGCTCGTCAGCGGCGCGGTCGTCCCCGTCACCGGCGGCGGCCAGAGCGGCCTGAACCAGCAGGGTTCCGCAGAGGGACAGCTCGGGTGGGGTGCCATACTCGATCACGGGCGGGGCGATCCGGTACGCGGCGGCCAGCATCACTGACTTCGCCACCCGCGCCTGCCCCGAGGCGCGCAACACCTGACCGAGCTGCACGGCGGCGGCAGCCACCAACACCCGGTCACCGGTAGCGGCGATCATCGCCCGGTCGACCGCCAGCCACGCCACGTCGGGGGCACCGAGCTTCACCAGCAGCGACGCCGTCACCCGGTACGCCTCCACCAGCGGCACCCGACCCGCCCCGGAATCGTGGGCGTGCGTGCGTTGCGCGTCGGCCACCAACTGCGGCACCAAGTCGACGACCTGCATGTAGCGAGCGTGCTGGAAGGTGGTCCATACGTGCGCGACCTCCCGTGCCAGCCCGTCGGCCGGCAGCACAGGACGGCGGGCGTCCGGGCGCTCCAACGCGATCTCGTACGTCGACAGAGCCGCCCGGATCCGCTCCACACCCTCGACATGCTCGGTCACCCCGGCCGGCTGGACATCCCCGCCGAGGAGGACCGCCGTGTCGATCCGCAGGACGGCGGCGATGTCCTGGAGGATCGACACCTTGTCCAGCGACCGGACACCCCGCTCGACCTTGTCCACCCAACTCTTCGACTTGCCCAACCGATCGGCGAACACCTGCTGAGAGAGCTTTCGCCGCCCACGCCAGTACGCCACCCGACGACCGACGGGCAGCAGGTCACCGCTGTTCACGACGCCACCGCCGGTCCGGTACAGCCCGGGTTGTCTCCTCAGCCGGTATTCGATCCGCCTCAGCCTGCGCGAGAATCCGTTCTCGGGCAGCCTCCCGTTCTGCTGCCTGGATCTGCTCGCCTCGGCTCTCGGACGGAGCGTTCTCGCTCATCCCTACCTCCGCTGGTAGGGGTGCGGCGGCGTGCTCTGGAAGGACCGACACCGCCGCACCCGGCTCCGAGCGGGTCACGCATTCTCGGTACTGATGACCGTGGCGAACCCGCCCTGGTCACAGCATCGGGTGATCAGCCGGTCACGTTCCAGGTAGCACGCGTCCGGTCACTTGTCCATGGACGCGGACAGGTTGCGGACAAGGGCGGACAAGCGGCTGGACCGGTTTCGGGCGGCGATACATCGGACTCTCTCCACCGACTGGGCTGCGCTGTCGCGTTCACCGATGGCTAGCTGTGCACCGGCGAGGTGGCACACGTAGGTGCCGGTCCAGTCGGCCGAAGCCGAGTCGGCATCCAGACCGTCGAGGCCGGCGGTCAACAACTCCACCGCCTCCTCGTTCTGTCCGAGCGCGGCCCGGGTGGTGCCGGCCTCCAGGTCGAAGAACGCCC
The nucleotide sequence above comes from Micromonospora pallida. Encoded proteins:
- a CDS encoding helix-turn-helix domain-containing protein, producing the protein MNSGDLLPVGRRVAYWRGRRKLSQQVFADRLGKSKSWVDKVERGVRSLDKVSILQDIAAVLRIDTAVLLGGDVQPAGVTEHVEGVERIRAALSTYEIALERPDARRPVLPADGLAREVAHVWTTFQHARYMQVVDLVPQLVADAQRTHAHDSGAGRVPLVEAYRVTASLLVKLGAPDVAWLAVDRAMIAATGDRVLVAAAAVQLGQVLRASGQARVAKSVMLAAAYRIAPPVIEYGTPPELSLCGTLLVQAALAAAGDGDDRAADELIDEAADMAARVRDGHDYHRTGFGPTAVELARITAAVERGDVEEAVLWHEKAIKRDGWRWLAAEHRAAYLVDAARAYLQADDPISAGRVLIEADRIAPAEIRHRPAGRDILAQVARDPAAPATLIHLAATLGVG
- a CDS encoding NACHT domain-containing protein — translated: MHSGRARKAAWLGVGAGIVLLLVAVLLALAKGHPGRLNAADQLASVASGLVGLVSLAVSLMSLRIATHAEQPDPAVLLDRACGELARQVQQQWHQEAKARGLLRPEPLRVRWSSTGRPVSATPVEVLGPVAGRVIRLKLHGDVTEVADKWRQLPARQLVVIGAAGAGKTSLALLLTLDLLKDRDADEPVPVLMNLTEWDPHRVHVDTWLARQLAELYPVLTDRDRFGSNVAVRLVDWSRIIPVLDGLDEMPPRLRGAAVAALTDVVSRDRPLVLTCRSQEYQDTIEETGIPLARAAVVEIEPVTGQEASEYVRAGQVHGERRWAPVVEHLRAHPQGALAQTLSTPLMVYLARTAYTPRHTDPAALTAFTDPASVEEHLLQAYLPAIYGPRTPTRDTDSPPSLHDYPPDQARQWLAFLARHLQQRRSRDLHWWHLLAAVPRPRLLFAAVFALVLAIAGGLWGASTGGLMVALISGLTIWMTVFPAVLVVGSPDEAVIDTTPGRIYINPKRLLFRLVSGLAIGLTIGLAFKLMTGLAGWLLAGTIIGVIFGFVTGFDKRAKSSEILDIRLTIRDNRTLFLALGLGPTLVFGLGFGIAFEPSAGITAGFYAGGMFGLFGIVGYGRTWFWFCVARFWLAATGRLPWRLMRFLHDAYHRGVLRRVGAAYQFRHARLQDYLATDGQRPADTLQLGGAEGM
- a CDS encoding spermidine synthase; protein product: MGRRRGGERAVERVDTGEAELLPDADRPGSWTLLLDGAPQSHVDLTDPTHLEFEYVRRLAAALDLVAPEGVPLRVLHLGGGALTLPRYLAATRPGSTSRVVEVDGALVELVRRALPWPAQARIRVRVADAREVVATTPDAAYDVVVADVFAGARTPAHLTSVEYAAEVARVLRPEGWYLANLADGPPLRYARAQVATVRAVLPRACLVADAAVLRGRRYGNLVLVAGREEPPVAALTRRAAGDWFPGRVLAGAELDRFVGGATVVQDAGATASTPPPPGLFSVRR